GCGAGGCCAAGACAGATGCCCGCGACGCGTTCGTCATCGCAGACGCGGCCCGCGTCATGCCTCACACGCTCCGCTCGGTCGACCTCGAGGACGAGACCATCGCCGAGCTGGAGATGATCGTCGGCTTCGACGACGACCTGGCCGGCGAAGCAACCCGCATCAGCAACCGCCTGCGGGGCCTGCTCACCCAGATCCACCCGTCGCTGGAACGGATCCTGGGCCCACGCGTCCAACACCCGGCCGTGCTCAAGCTCCTCGACCAGTTCGGCTCCCCGGCCCAGATCCGCAAAGCCGGACGCCGACGGCTCATTGCGTTGATACGCCCGAAGGCACCGCGGATGGCCGAGCGGCTCGTCGAGGACATCTTCACCGCACTGGACGAACAGACCGTCGTCGTCCCGGGCACCGACGCGGCCGCTCTGATCGTCCCCAGCCTCGCCAACTCGCTCCGAGCGGTGCTTGACCAGCGGAAACTCTTGGCCACCCGGATCGAGGAACTGCTGGAGAACCACCCTCTTTCCAAGGTCCTGACGTCCATGCCGGGGATCGGCGTCAGGACCGGAGCCCGCATCCTCATCGACGTCGGCGACGGCCGTTCGTTCCCGACCGCCGCCCACCTCGCCGCCTACGCCGGCCTCGCCCCCACAACCCGCAGTTCTGGCTCCTCGATCCGCGGCGAACAACCATCCCGCCGCGGAAACAAGCAGCTCAAACGGGCCTTCTTCCTGTCCGCGTTCGCGGCTCTGGCCGACCCGGCCTCCCGGACCTACTACGACAAGAAGATCAGCCAGGGAAAACACCACACCCAAGCCCTCCTCTGCCTCGCGAGACGACGAGCCGACGTGCTCTTCGCGATGCTCCGCGACGGCACCTTCTACGACCCCCAACCCGCCCCATCAGCTTGACGAAACCCATAGGGGCACCCCCCCGTGCGCGGCGTGACGTACGCCTGCCAGGGCGCCCCCGTCCTCGTGCGCTCCCCCATGCACACCGGCATCGACGCCGGCCGTTTCTTCGAGACACCTGGGTGTTGGGGTGGCCGAAGGTGCGGCTGGCTGACCCTAGGACGTGCCGCGCGGGCAGGTCGTCGCCCGGCTCTGCGACGTGGCACCCCACGGCGCCTCGACCCTGGTCACGCGTGGCGTACTGAACCTGTCGGCGCGCCACGGCCGCGACCGTACGGTGCCGTGGGAGCCGGTGCCACCGAGGACGTGACCTTCGAGCTGAACGGCATCGGCCACGCCTTCCCGCCCGGTCACCGCATCCGCCCTGCCGTCTCCTCCGCCTGCTGGAACTTCCGCTACGCGCACATGCGTTGGACGAATCAGCAGGAGACACAGTGATCACCTTCGAGGAACCGGAGCAGGTGCAGCCGCTCGGCGTGAACTCGCCCAATCACGCTGGACGAGCGCGCCCCGAGCGGCTCGTCGTGCGGGACGTCGCCAAGGGCGAGTGACGCCTGGAGGTCGCCCCCCGGTACGGCGGCACGCGCGTGTACCCCGACGGCCTGGAGTTCACCGAGGGCGCGCTGGAGACGTACCTGGCGTGGGACGTAACAGCGCGGACGCGCTCGGAGATAAGCCACAAAAGGGAGTACTTCGTCACCTCCAGCGAGGTGATCTGCCGGGAGGACGAACAGACGTTTTTCCACCGGACACGGGAGAAACGGACTCAACGGACGGCCGATTGACGACGAGTTGGAGCCATTGCCCGATTTGCCGCTCTTGTGGATGCCAGTGAATTGGGTCACGCGCACCCAGCCGCACACCCGACCGGACGCACCCGTTCCTCCCTTGCGTCGAGCGCAAGTTGAGGCTTGGCAACCGCAAAGGATCAAGTAGCCCATAGGTACCAGACCATGGTCAACCGGCATGACAGGTGACCATGACACTTGTTCCGGGCATGTGCTCTCGCATACGTTCCCGCTCAGTCGGGCGGACGCCGAATCCTGCCGCCGCCCGAGTCACCCACCCACCCACGCACTCACTCACGCACGGCAGGAGCGGGGGACCCAGGTAAGTCGCCGGACCGGCCGCCTTGATGGCGCACCGGACCGGCTCGGGGTGAAGTTCGCGCTGCCGCAAGGCGGCGCGACCGGGCATCTCCCGCCCGAACCCGACAGCTCACCTCGCAGGCGTCGGAGAGGAACAGCGCCATGGCCCGAGGCAAGCACCGCCGCCCCAGAACCAACCCGCTCACCCGCCACGTCGTCGCAGCCGGAACCGGTACCGCAGCCCTCGCTCTCCCGCTCCTGAGCGCGACCACCGCGAGCGCCGCCCAGCCGGCCCAGGCCCCCGCCGTCGCACAGGCGGCACCGCAGTCCGCGCCGTCCGCGGCAAAGGCCAAGTCGGTCACGTACACCACGAAGAAGGGCGACACCCTCTACGGCATCGCGGACCGGTACGACGCGCAGGGCGGCTGGCGGCAGCTCTACAAGGACAACCGCAAGGCCATCGGCGACAACCCCCGGCTGATCCACCCGGGCGTCGACCTGAAGGTCCGGGCGACGAAGGCCGCCGCGGCGAGCAAGAGGGCCGACCAGGCGTCCGCACCGGCCAAGAAGTCCGCCGTCGCCCACGCGACCACGGCCTCCGTGAAGTCGTACCCGGACAACCTCGACGGCTGGATCCGCAACGCGCTGGACATCATGGCGCAAAACGGAATCCCCGGTTCATATGACGGCATTTACCGCAACGTCATGCGTGAGTCGTCGGGCAACCCGGCCGCCATCAACAACTGGGACTCCAACGCCGCGGCGGGCACCCCGTCCAAGGGCCTCCTGCAGGTCATCGACCCCACCTTCGCGGCCTACCACGTCCCGGGGACGGTCTACGACCCCTTCGACCCGGTCGCGAACATCACGGCCGCGTGCAACTACGCGGCCGCGCGGTACGGCTCGATCGACAACGTGAACGGCCCTTACTAAGAGCTCTCACTAAAGGCCCTCACTGGGCGATGTCGGTCAGGATCCCCGTGAACAGCCTCTCGAGGACGACGGCAATGCCGTCGTCCTCGTTCGAGAGGGTGATCTCGTCGGCGACCGCCTTGAGTTCGGGGTGCGCGTTGGCCATCGCGACGCCGCGGGCGGCCCAGTCGAACATCGGGATGTCGTTGGGCATGTCACCGAAGGCGATGGTCTGGTGCGCGCCGAGGCCGAGATGCTCGGCGGCGAGCGCCAGACCGGTCGCCTTGGTGACGCCGCATGGCTGGAGTTCGACGGTGCCGGGCCCCGACATGGTGACCGTGGCGAGGGAACCGACCACGGCGCGCGCCGTCGCCGCCAACTCGTCGTCGGACAGGGTGGGATGCCGTAGCAGCACCTTGCTGATCGGCTCGCACCACAGGTCGTCGCGGTGCCGGACGCGTACGGCGGGCAGGGTGGGGTGGGGCATCAGATACCCGGGCTCGATGAGCGTGAGCCCGTCGACGCCGTCCTGGTCGACGGCCGCGTACACCTGCCCCACCTCGGCCTCGATCTTGCCGAGCGCGGTCTCCGCCAACTCCCGGTCCAGGGTGATGGACCAGAGCAGACGGTCCGCGCCGGCGTCGTACAACTGCGCGCCCTGTCCGCACACCGCGAGCCCCGTGCTGCCCAGGATGTCGAGGAGCGGCCGCACTCTGGGCGCCGGCCTCCCCGTCACGACGAGGTGCTGGGCACCGGACGCCGCCACCAGCGCGAGCGCGTCGAGGGACCGGTCCGAGAGCGTGTCGTCGCCGCGCAGCAGCGTCCCGTCCAGGTCAGTGGCGATGAGTGAATATGCGATGGGTGGGGCCATGATCAGAGAATACGGACAGGAAGCCCCATCGACTCGATGCGAACCGGACGGCTGCTGTGTTCACATGTGTTGACATCAGTTCCGGTTCCGCTGCTGTTTCCGCGTTCTCTTCCGCGCCGCAACTGCCCACCGCCGGTTGCGATTTCACCCCCACGTGGTGCTCGCAAGCTCCTTGACGGTGATGTCGATGCGGTTGAACAAACGTCGCCCGACCGCGCCGACCAGGAGATTCGTCGACCTCGGCGACGCGAGCTCCGCACTGCCCAAGACAGGCGACTCACCCGTAACGTGTGCCCGACCACATGGCAATGGCATACGGAGCGTATGAGAGTGAGGCAGCACCCCATGCCCCCCTTCGATCTCCCCGAGGGCGACCCCTTCGGCACGCACAACCTTCCGTACGGCGTCTTCTCCCTCCCTGGCTCGGACTCCGCACGCCGGGTCGGCGTCCGGCTCGGCGACCACGTCCTCGACGCGGGCAAGGCGGCGTACGCGCTCGGCTCGCCGTACGCCCCGCTACTCGCCCAGGACTCCCTGAACCCGCTGCTCGCCGCGGGCCGCACCACCTGGTCGGACGTCCGGCGCGCGCTGACGGCGTGGGTGACGGTCCCGGCGCACCAGGAAGCCATCACGGACCTCCTCCACCCGCTGTCCTCAGTGACCCTGCACCTCCCCTTCGAGGTCGCGGACTACGTCGACTTCTACGCCTCCGAGAACCACGCCCGGAACGTCGGCCAGATCTTCCGCCCCGACGCGGCGGACTCCCTGACCCCCAACTGGAAGCACCTGCCGATCGGTTACCACGGCCGCTCGGGCACGGTGGTGGCGTCCGGCACGGATGTCGTACGACCGTCCGGCCAGCGCAAGGCCCCCGCCGATCCGGCCCCGGTCTTCGGCCCGTCGGTCCGTCTGGACATCGAGGCCGAGGTCGGCTTCGTGGTCGGCGTGCCGTCGCAGATGGGCAAGCCGGTGGCGCTGGCCGACTTCCGGGAACACGTCTTCGGCCTCTGCCTGTTGAACGACTGGTCGGCACGCGACCTCCAGGCTTGGGAGTACGTCCCCCTCGGCCCGTTCCTCGGCAAGTCCTTCGCCACCTCGGTGTCGGCGTGGATCACCCCGCTGGACGCGCTCGACGAGGCACGTGTGGCACCTCCGGAGCGGACGCACCCGCTGCTGCCGTACCTGGACGACTCCGGCTCCGAAACGGAACCCGGCGGCTACGACCTGCGGATCTCCGTTTCGATCAACGGCCACGTGGTCTCCGAACCCCCCTTCTCCACCATGTACTGGACGGCCGCCCAGCAACTCGCCCACATGACCGTGAACGGCGCCTCGCTGCGCACCGGTGACCTGTACGGCTCGGGCACGGTGAGCGGCCCGACGGAACGCGAGCGCGGGTCCCTGCTGGAGCTGACGTGGAACGGGCGCGACGCCCTCGAACTCCCGGACGGCAAGCGGACGTTCCTGGAGGACGGCGACGTGGTGACACTGTCCGCCTGGGCGCCGGGGCCTGGTGGGGTCCGGGTGGGGCTGGGAGAGGTCACCGGGCAAGTTGTAGCAAGCAGTTGACACAAAGCTCCGGGAGACCGCATCTTGTACTCACCGCTTGATACAAGCGGTGAGTACAAGTCTGCGTGCGAGTCCGCGTACATGCCGACGCGCAAGTCGGCGTACATGTCTGCGCACATGTCGTCTCCACGGGGGGCTGTGTCTGTCATGCTCGAACTCGGTTCGCGCCCTTCCGCGTCGCCGCCCGCGTCCCGCGCACCCGTCGACCGCTACGCCCGCTGGACAGGCCTGGCCATAGGGCTGCTGGCCTCCCGCTGGCTACTGCCCCTGAACAACGGGGAGGGCACCCTCTACGCCATCCTCGCCTTCGGCCTGTGCGCGGTGGCCGGAGTGCTGCTGGGCGACGCCCTGACCGCGCCGCGCCGGGGCGCCGTTCGCACGGCGGGCCTCACTCCACGCCGGGTCCGCAACTACGTACCGCCCCGGATGACCCCCCTGCTCCTCGGCCTCGCGGCCGCACTGGTCGTCCTGCTGGCGGCCGCGGCCGCGGTGGCGTCGCCGGACGACCTGGGCCGTGCGGGGCGCGCGCTCACGGTGACGTGCCGGGGCGTGACCCAGTCGCACTCCCCTTGGCCCGGCCTCTACTACGGCCTTCCCATCCTGGCCTCCCTCGCTCTGTCCACGGCCGCCTGCGGCTGGTCCCTGCGACGCATCGCGACCCGCCCCGGCGACGAACAGTCCCGCCGCGACCGGACGTTGGCGATCGTCGCCGCCTGGGGCCTGGTGGTCTCGTCGTCCCTGCTGGGCGCGGCGTCGACGGCATCGGGCGCGCTGATGAGCACGACCTGCGACGGCGCCGTGGGGACCGCCGCGAACGTGGTGCTGTGGCCGCTGGGCCTGCTGACCCTGCTCACGGCGCCGTGGTGCCTGTTCACGATCATCTCGCCGCGGGCCAGGGCATGGCGGAGCCGTCGGGCCGGCGCCGGCGGAACCGACCGCCGATGAGCGGGGCAGGCCTGCGCGTCGACACGACCAGCCCGGTCCCGCCGTACGAACAGATCCGCGCCCAGCTCGCCGCCCTGATCTCCACCGGCCGCCTTTCGGAGGGCGAACGCCTGCCGACGGTGCGGCAGTTGGCCGCCGACCTGGGGCTGGCCACGGGCACCGTGGCACGGGCGTACCGCGAACTGGAGGCAGCGTCCCTGATCCGCACCCGGCGAGGCGCGGGCACTCGCGTCGCCCCGCTCCCCGCAGGCGTCCACCGCCCGGATCGGGCCGAACTGGCCGCTTTGGCACGGCAGTTCGCCGATCAGGCGCGTGCGCTGGGAGCGGACGACACAGAGGTGGTGGAGGCGGTCCGGGAGGCGCTGCGCACCTAGGCCGTGACGCACGGCGACGTCAGGCGGCCGGATGGCGTCCATGTCGGCGTCCGCGTGGTGCCCGCAGGCGAGTTCGGCGGCTCTTACCCGCTGACTCCGGCGGCCGTCACCGTCATACTGGCTGGCGGCGGAGGGTGTGTTCCTCGCCCACCGCCCCGCACAGCCGCCCCCGCACCTTCCCTGACCAGGATCTGGAGCCCTTGGCATGACCGTCTGCCTGCTCCTGTTGAGCATCGTCGCCCTGACGGCCGCCGTACCCGTGCCCCGAGCACTGACGCGGGCCACCTGGCCCGAACAGGAACCCGTGGTCGCGCTCTGGGTGTGGCAGTGCCTGGTCGCCACTGTCCTGCTGTGCTGCCTGACGGCCCTGGCCCTGGGCACCGCCGCATTCTTCGGCACGGTGCGCGCCCAGCTCTTCGCTCCGGCGCCGCCGTCGGTGACCGAGGCGTACGACCTCTCGGCCGCGCCCGCCTGGGCGGCCACCCTCAGCGTGCTGCTGGCCTGCGGGGCCGCCTGGACGACCGCGATGCTGGCACGCGAGCTCGTCGAGGCGCGCCGGCGACGCGGCCAGGCCAGGGCCCACCTGCGCGAACGCGCCCCGGACCTGCCCGCCGGCCTCGGCTCGGCGCGCGGCCCGCTCCTGGTGCTGGAGGACGAGTACCCCGACGCCTGGTGGATGCCCGGCAGCCCGCCCCAGCTGATCGTCACCACGGGCGCCCTGCGCCGCCTGACCGACCACCAGCTCGACGCCGTCCTCACCCATGAGCGTGGCCACGCCCAAGCCCGCCACGACTGGCTGCTGCACCTCTCCACCGCGCTTGCCACCGGTTTCCCCCGAATCCCGTTGTTCGCCCACTTCTGTGACCAGACCCACCGCCTGGTCGAACTGGCCGCCGACGACACGGCGTCCCGCCGCTGCGGTCACCTGACGACGGCGCTGGCCCTGATCGAACTCAACCAACACCGGGGCGTTCTCTCCTGCGCGTCCACCCACCGTCTCCTGGGCGAACGCGTCAACCGCCTCCTCCAGCCCCCGCCGCGCCTGGGCCGCCGCCACCGGGCCCTCACGACGACGCTGGCAGCGCTGGTGCCGCTGCTCCCGCTGCTGATCACCTTCGCTCCAGGGCTGACGGCGCTGGCCTGACCGTCGCGCTGGGACTGGCGTGGCTGCGCGGCACCCCGCGCCCAGCCTCAGCGCCGCGCCACCGCCCGCGCCAAACGCCGAGCCGCGCTGCCGACCTCTAGGCCCATTCCTCCGGCTCCGCATCCATCTCAGGCCAGTCGTCTGCCCCAAGACCCGCCCCGCGATCTGCCCCCGGAGCCCCTGGATCCTCCTCGGCCGACGCCCTCGCACCAGCCTCCCCACGCACCGAGCCCAACACCTCGAGCACCCCCTCCCCATAGGTCGCCAGCTTCTTCTCCCCCACACCGCTGACGCCACCAAGCTCCCGCACCGATGCGGGCCACACGGTCACGATCTCCCGCAACGTCGCGTCGTGGAAGATCACATACGCCGGGACGCCCTGCTCCCGAGCCTGCTCGGCACGCCACGCCCGCAGCGCCTCGAAGGCCGGCACCAGTTCCTCCGGCAGCTCGGCCACCGCGGCCTTCGCCTTGCGCTCGCCACGCCCGGAGCCCGCGGAACCCGACCCCGACGCCGACCGCGAGGTCACCGGCTTCTTCGGCTCCTTCCGCAGCGGCACCTCCCGCTCCCGCCGCAGCACCGACCCACTGGCCTCCGTCAGCACGAGCGTCCCGTACTCCCCCTCGACCGCGAGCAGCCCCTGAGCCAGCAATTGCCGGATGATGCCCCGCCATTCGCCCTCGCCCAGCTCCTCGCCGATGCCGAACACGGACAGCTGGTCGTGATCGAACTGGATGACCTTGCCGGTGCGCCGCCCCAGCAGGATGTCGACGATCTGCAGCGCCCCGAACTTCTGCCCCCGCTCCCGCTGCAGCCGCACCACCGTCGACAGCACCTTCTGCGCCGCCACGGTGCCGTCCCAGGTCTCCGGCGGTGTCAGGCAGGTGTCGCAGTTGCCGCAGCCCACCGGATCCGGGTCCTGGCCGAAGTAGGCGAGCAGCTGACCGCGCCGGCACTGAGCCGTCTCGCACAGCGCCAGCATCGCGTCCAGATGCGAGGCGGCCCTGCGCCGGAACGCCTCGTCGCCCTCGCCCGACTGGATCAGCTTGCGCTGCTGTATGACGTCGTTGAGGCCGTAGGCCATCCAGGCCGTGGAGGGGAGCCCGTCGCGGCCGGCGCGGCCCGTCTCCTGGTAGTAGCCCTCGACCGACTTGGGCAGGTCGAGGTGGGCGACGAACCGCACGTCCGGCTTGTCGATGCCCATCCCGAAGGCGATGGTCGCCACCACGACCAGGCCCTCCTCCCGCAGGAAGCGGGACTGGTGCGCCGAGCGCGTGCCCGCGTCCAGGCCGGCGTGGTAGGGCACCGCCTCAATGCCGTTGCGGCACAGGAACTCGGCCGTCGCCTCCACGGATTTGCGCGACAGGCAGTACACGATGCCCGCGTCGCCCGCGTGCTCCTCGCGCAGGAAGCCCAGCAGCTGCTTCTTGGGGTCCGCCTTCGGCACGATCCGGTACTGGATGTTGGGCCGGTCGAAGCTCGCCACGAAGTGCCGGGCCGTCGGCATGTTCAGCCGCTGGGTGATCTCCTGGTGCGTCGCATGCGTGGCCGTCGCCGTGAGAGCGATCCGCGGCACGTCCGGCCAGCGCTCGCCGAGCAGGGAGAGGGCCAGGTAGTCGGGGCGGAAGTCGTGGCCCCACTGGGACACGCAGTGCGCCTCGTCGATCGCGAACACCGCGATCTTGCCGCGGGAGAGCAGGTCCAGCGTCGAGTCGAGCCGCAGCCGCTCCGGTGCGAGGTAGAGCAGGTCCAGCTCGCCCGTCAGGAACTCCGCCTCCACCACCCGCCGCTCGTCGAAGTCCTGCGTGGAGTTCATGAACCCGGCCCGCACACCGAGCGCCCGCAGCGCGTCCACCTGGTCCTGCATCAGCGCGATGAGCGGGGAGACGACCACGCCCGTACCGGGTCTGACCAGGGAGGGGATCTGGTAGCAGAGCGACTTCCCGCCGCCGGTCGGCATGAGCACGACGGCGTCGCCGCCGGCCACCACATGCTCGATGACGGCGCCCTGCTCGCCGCGGAAGGCCTCGTACCCGAAGACCCGGTGCAGCGCAGCCAGCGCCTCGCTGTCGCCCGCCTGTGCCGCCTCGGTCACCCTTGGCATCTCACTGATCCCGCCCGTCGCACCCATCGTCGTGCCCCCCGTACGTCGTCCCTCGACCACTGCCTCCACGATAGGGGTCGCCACCGACAGCACCGGAGTTATCCACAGGCTCACGCCCGCCTGTTCGTGATCGGCTGACAGCCTTGAGTGACCGGCGAGCGGTAGGCCCTCCACATCACAGCGGCCCGGCATCCCCCGAGGGAGCCGGGCCGCTGCCGTACAGGCGGGCCGTACGAGCGAGCGCCGCGTCAGCGCACGAACACCCCCGCCTGGTTCGCCAGATCCAGGAAGTACTGCGGTGCCACACCGAGCACCAGCGTGACCGCCACACCGACCCCGATCGCCGTCATCGTCAGCGGCGACGGGACCGCGACCGTCGGCCCCTCCGGCTTCGGCTCGCTGAAGAACATCAGCACGATGACGCGGATGTAGAAGAACGCGGCGATCGCGGACGAGATCACACC
Above is a window of Streptomyces sp. DT2A-34 DNA encoding:
- a CDS encoding IS110 family transposase translates to MIDVSDIGAFLGLDVGKGEHHATAVTPAGKKAFDKRLPNSEPKLREVFGKLQAKHGTVLVVVDQPASIGALPLAVARDMGCPVAYLPGLTMRRIADLYPGEAKTDARDAFVIADAARVMPHTLRSVDLEDETIAELEMIVGFDDDLAGEATRISNRLRGLLTQIHPSLERILGPRVQHPAVLKLLDQFGSPAQIRKAGRRRLIALIRPKAPRMAERLVEDIFTALDEQTVVVPGTDAAALIVPSLANSLRAVLDQRKLLATRIEELLENHPLSKVLTSMPGIGVRTGARILIDVGDGRSFPTAAHLAAYAGLAPTTRSSGSSIRGEQPSRRGNKQLKRAFFLSAFAALADPASRTYYDKKISQGKHHTQALLCLARRRADVLFAMLRDGTFYDPQPAPSA
- a CDS encoding LysM peptidoglycan-binding domain-containing protein codes for the protein MARGKHRRPRTNPLTRHVVAAGTGTAALALPLLSATTASAAQPAQAPAVAQAAPQSAPSAAKAKSVTYTTKKGDTLYGIADRYDAQGGWRQLYKDNRKAIGDNPRLIHPGVDLKVRATKAAAASKRADQASAPAKKSAVAHATTASVKSYPDNLDGWIRNALDIMAQNGIPGSYDGIYRNVMRESSGNPAAINNWDSNAAAGTPSKGLLQVIDPTFAAYHVPGTVYDPFDPVANITAACNYAAARYGSIDNVNGPY
- a CDS encoding HAD family hydrolase, translated to MAPPIAYSLIATDLDGTLLRGDDTLSDRSLDALALVAASGAQHLVVTGRPAPRVRPLLDILGSTGLAVCGQGAQLYDAGADRLLWSITLDRELAETALGKIEAEVGQVYAAVDQDGVDGLTLIEPGYLMPHPTLPAVRVRHRDDLWCEPISKVLLRHPTLSDDELAATARAVVGSLATVTMSGPGTVELQPCGVTKATGLALAAEHLGLGAHQTIAFGDMPNDIPMFDWAARGVAMANAHPELKAVADEITLSNEDDGIAVVLERLFTGILTDIAQ
- the fahA gene encoding fumarylacetoacetase is translated as MPPFDLPEGDPFGTHNLPYGVFSLPGSDSARRVGVRLGDHVLDAGKAAYALGSPYAPLLAQDSLNPLLAAGRTTWSDVRRALTAWVTVPAHQEAITDLLHPLSSVTLHLPFEVADYVDFYASENHARNVGQIFRPDAADSLTPNWKHLPIGYHGRSGTVVASGTDVVRPSGQRKAPADPAPVFGPSVRLDIEAEVGFVVGVPSQMGKPVALADFREHVFGLCLLNDWSARDLQAWEYVPLGPFLGKSFATSVSAWITPLDALDEARVAPPERTHPLLPYLDDSGSETEPGGYDLRISVSINGHVVSEPPFSTMYWTAAQQLAHMTVNGASLRTGDLYGSGTVSGPTERERGSLLELTWNGRDALELPDGKRTFLEDGDVVTLSAWAPGPGGVRVGLGEVTGQVVASS
- a CDS encoding GntR family transcriptional regulator, giving the protein MSGAGLRVDTTSPVPPYEQIRAQLAALISTGRLSEGERLPTVRQLAADLGLATGTVARAYRELEAASLIRTRRGAGTRVAPLPAGVHRPDRAELAALARQFADQARALGADDTEVVEAVREALRT
- a CDS encoding M56 family metallopeptidase → MTVCLLLLSIVALTAAVPVPRALTRATWPEQEPVVALWVWQCLVATVLLCCLTALALGTAAFFGTVRAQLFAPAPPSVTEAYDLSAAPAWAATLSVLLACGAAWTTAMLARELVEARRRRGQARAHLRERAPDLPAGLGSARGPLLVLEDEYPDAWWMPGSPPQLIVTTGALRRLTDHQLDAVLTHERGHAQARHDWLLHLSTALATGFPRIPLFAHFCDQTHRLVELAADDTASRRCGHLTTALALIELNQHRGVLSCASTHRLLGERVNRLLQPPPRLGRRHRALTTTLAALVPLLPLLITFAPGLTALA
- the recQ gene encoding DNA helicase RecQ, giving the protein MGATGGISEMPRVTEAAQAGDSEALAALHRVFGYEAFRGEQGAVIEHVVAGGDAVVLMPTGGGKSLCYQIPSLVRPGTGVVVSPLIALMQDQVDALRALGVRAGFMNSTQDFDERRVVEAEFLTGELDLLYLAPERLRLDSTLDLLSRGKIAVFAIDEAHCVSQWGHDFRPDYLALSLLGERWPDVPRIALTATATHATHQEITQRLNMPTARHFVASFDRPNIQYRIVPKADPKKQLLGFLREEHAGDAGIVYCLSRKSVEATAEFLCRNGIEAVPYHAGLDAGTRSAHQSRFLREEGLVVVATIAFGMGIDKPDVRFVAHLDLPKSVEGYYQETGRAGRDGLPSTAWMAYGLNDVIQQRKLIQSGEGDEAFRRRAASHLDAMLALCETAQCRRGQLLAYFGQDPDPVGCGNCDTCLTPPETWDGTVAAQKVLSTVVRLQRERGQKFGALQIVDILLGRRTGKVIQFDHDQLSVFGIGEELGEGEWRGIIRQLLAQGLLAVEGEYGTLVLTEASGSVLRREREVPLRKEPKKPVTSRSASGSGSAGSGRGERKAKAAVAELPEELVPAFEALRAWRAEQAREQGVPAYVIFHDATLREIVTVWPASVRELGGVSGVGEKKLATYGEGVLEVLGSVRGEAGARASAEEDPGAPGADRGAGLGADDWPEMDAEPEEWA